The following coding sequences are from one Paenibacillus tundrae window:
- a CDS encoding sensor histidine kinase: MRSSLYFRVFIITIAVIVVSGILGFLFSNIYYHVKLKPFNDEKLVGIAQQMKRFAEQQPEGMDSYMHNAAALGYEIYMTDGQADERFYGREFRERDLDESSIKLVLAGNVYHGVAQFPNQPFITGFFDNRLSNTVGVPIQVDNQQYALFMRPDIILQFGELRIFFALIGLLTVGISVALFLISTRYLVKPIESLTDATKRIVQGNYNLRLPTKRRDEIGQLAEHFMTMSGELERVEQGRQQFVSNVSHEIQSPLTSIQGFAKVLAERDLSLEERKHYAFIIEEESRHLSLLSKQLLLLSSLEQGQETLTQSTFSLKDHIRQAVQVLQWQLEEKELLIKMSVPGSILIRGNDVLLMQVWMNLIGNAVNHIPKGRSIAISAEEVDRKCIIIIKDTGDGIAPEHIPFLFDRFYRVDRARERASGHTGLGLAIVHKIVRIHGGTIEVQSTPEGTRFIITISQL, from the coding sequence TTGAGGTCATCGTTATACTTTCGGGTGTTTATAATTACCATCGCAGTTATTGTAGTTAGTGGCATCCTGGGTTTTCTGTTCTCTAATATCTATTATCATGTCAAATTAAAGCCCTTTAATGATGAAAAGTTGGTTGGCATTGCGCAACAAATGAAGCGATTTGCAGAACAGCAGCCGGAAGGCATGGATTCTTATATGCATAATGCCGCAGCACTTGGTTACGAAATCTATATGACAGATGGTCAAGCGGATGAGCGATTTTATGGTCGTGAGTTCCGGGAGAGGGATCTGGACGAGTCATCAATCAAGTTGGTGCTTGCTGGTAATGTTTATCATGGTGTTGCACAGTTTCCGAATCAACCGTTTATAACAGGGTTCTTCGACAATCGATTAAGCAATACTGTGGGTGTGCCAATTCAGGTCGATAACCAACAGTACGCCTTGTTTATGCGTCCAGATATCATTCTACAATTTGGGGAGTTACGCATATTTTTTGCCTTGATCGGATTGTTGACGGTAGGAATAAGTGTTGCCCTGTTCTTAATTAGTACAAGGTATTTGGTAAAACCAATTGAAAGTTTAACCGATGCAACCAAACGAATCGTTCAAGGAAACTACAACCTCAGATTGCCCACCAAACGGCGGGATGAGATTGGACAATTAGCTGAACATTTCATGACGATGAGTGGTGAGCTGGAACGAGTCGAGCAGGGACGTCAACAGTTTGTATCCAACGTATCCCATGAAATTCAGTCACCACTTACTTCGATTCAAGGATTCGCCAAGGTGCTTGCTGAGCGCGATCTCTCCCTAGAAGAACGTAAGCACTACGCATTTATTATCGAGGAAGAGAGTCGTCATCTTTCCTTGCTTAGTAAACAACTGTTATTACTTTCTTCATTGGAACAAGGACAAGAAACATTGACTCAAAGTACATTCTCTCTAAAGGATCACATTCGCCAAGCGGTTCAAGTGTTACAATGGCAGCTTGAAGAGAAGGAATTGCTTATAAAGATGTCTGTGCCGGGTTCGATTCTGATCCGGGGGAATGATGTGTTACTTATGCAGGTCTGGATGAATCTGATCGGCAATGCGGTAAATCACATTCCCAAGGGAAGGAGCATTGCAATCAGTGCTGAAGAAGTAGATAGAAAATGCATCATTATCATTAAAGATACGGGCGATGGCATCGCTCCAGAACATATACCGTTTTTGTTCGATCGTTTCTATCGTGTAGATCGTGCGCGTGAACGTGCTTCTGGTCATACAGGTCTGGGATTAGCTATTGTCCACAAGATTGTTCGAATTCATGGAGGAACGATTGAAGTACAGAGTACACCAGAGGGAACCCGTTTCATAATTACGATATCTCAACTGTAA
- a CDS encoding ABC transporter ATP-binding protein codes for MRNRLVLQGIRRTFEDGGSERVILDELDLEVAEGELVAIMGPSGSGKSTFLSIAGALLEPQQGQVWLDGKSITGKESKDIAEIRLRNIGFIFQSANLIPYLKAEEQLILVAKLAGVEKSEASKRAAALLDTLGLSARRTAYPDKLSGGERQRVAIARALMNDPAVLLADEPTASLDAERGHTVVSLIAKQAKEQRKSAVMVTHDERILSLCDRVLYLENGKLNAK; via the coding sequence ATGAGAAATAGACTAGTACTGCAGGGAATTAGACGAACCTTTGAAGATGGTGGAAGTGAGCGAGTAATACTGGATGAATTAGATCTTGAGGTTGCCGAAGGGGAATTGGTTGCGATTATGGGGCCATCTGGTTCGGGTAAGAGTACGTTTCTATCCATAGCAGGTGCTCTTCTGGAACCTCAGCAGGGTCAGGTATGGTTAGATGGAAAGTCAATTACGGGTAAAGAATCGAAAGACATAGCAGAAATTCGACTTCGGAATATTGGATTCATTTTTCAAAGTGCTAACTTAATTCCTTATTTGAAAGCTGAGGAGCAACTGATTCTAGTCGCCAAGCTGGCGGGAGTGGAGAAGAGTGAAGCTTCTAAGCGGGCAGCCGCATTACTTGATACGTTGGGCTTGTCAGCAAGGCGAACCGCATATCCGGACAAGTTGTCTGGTGGGGAGCGTCAGCGTGTTGCCATTGCGCGAGCCTTAATGAATGATCCTGCCGTTTTACTCGCCGATGAGCCAACAGCAAGTCTAGATGCAGAGCGAGGGCATACTGTTGTTAGCTTGATTGCGAAGCAAGCGAAAGAACAACGCAAAAGTGCTGTAATGGTAACTCATGATGAGCGCATCTTATCGCTCTGTGATCGGGTACTCTATTTGGAGAATGGGAAACTGAACGCGAAATAA
- a CDS encoding AAA family ATPase has translation MYLKSVELLHDQVSQKDQHPFDIPTVASLERLEFKRNITFFVGENGSGKSTLLEGIAYQCGFNTAGGGRNNYYDTHASESSLGHYLRLAWLPKISNGFFMRSESFYQFASHVEEVGSLKHYGGQSLHKQSHGESFLSLFMNRFNSKGIYLLDEPEAALSPARQLSLLRILHDLSDTSQFIIATHSPIILGYPGASILSFDHGSIQEVEYEDTEHVQITRSFLENRDRMLRELLRD, from the coding sequence ATGTATTTAAAAAGTGTAGAGTTGCTGCATGATCAAGTTAGCCAAAAGGACCAGCATCCGTTCGATATTCCAACTGTCGCTTCTTTGGAACGGCTTGAGTTCAAGCGCAATATTACTTTTTTCGTAGGTGAAAATGGCTCTGGTAAGTCTACGCTCCTTGAAGGCATCGCTTATCAATGCGGGTTCAATACGGCTGGAGGCGGGCGCAACAATTATTATGATACGCATGCATCCGAATCTTCTTTAGGACATTACTTGCGTCTGGCGTGGTTGCCCAAAATATCGAATGGTTTCTTCATGCGCTCCGAATCCTTCTATCAATTTGCTTCACATGTCGAGGAGGTAGGTTCTCTTAAACACTATGGAGGTCAATCCTTACATAAACAATCGCACGGCGAGTCCTTTCTAAGCTTGTTCATGAACCGGTTCAACTCCAAAGGAATCTATTTGTTAGATGAGCCAGAGGCAGCATTATCCCCGGCGAGACAGCTGTCATTACTGCGGATTCTGCATGACCTTTCGGACACCTCTCAATTCATTATTGCAACGCATTCTCCAATTATTCTGGGTTACCCTGGAGCAAGTATACTGAGCTTTGACCATGGTTCCATTCAGGAAGTGGAGTACGAGGATACCGAGCATGTTCAGATTACCCGTAGTTTCTTGGAGAACCGAGACCGGATGCTGAGGGAGCTACTTAGAGATTAG
- a CDS encoding response regulator transcription factor, with the protein MKHLLLVDDDAHIRALLRYVMTKEGYQVIEAEDGVEAIERLRENSIDLAIIDIMMPRMDGLELCDIIRQNYDIPIIMLTARDQLLDKKQGYLQGTDEYVTKPFEPEEMVFRVKALFRRYNRTSSDIIRMNRIVIDRKNVEVTDGESVLFLPMKEFELLSQLAQFPGRLFSRDELIRLVWGADYEGDDRTVDVHIKRLRQRFAEYVDDFVIQTVRGIGYKIEVKTP; encoded by the coding sequence ATGAAGCATTTGCTCTTAGTTGATGATGATGCCCATATACGGGCACTTCTGAGGTATGTCATGACAAAAGAAGGATATCAAGTGATTGAGGCAGAGGATGGTGTAGAAGCCATTGAAAGGTTACGAGAAAACAGCATTGATCTGGCCATCATTGATATTATGATGCCGCGGATGGATGGGCTCGAGCTATGTGACATCATTAGGCAAAATTACGATATTCCGATCATTATGCTTACCGCAAGAGACCAACTCTTGGATAAAAAGCAGGGTTATCTGCAAGGCACAGATGAATATGTGACCAAACCATTCGAACCAGAAGAGATGGTCTTCCGAGTCAAGGCATTGTTCCGTCGCTACAATCGTACCTCTAGTGATATCATCCGAATGAATCGAATCGTCATTGATCGAAAAAATGTAGAGGTAACGGATGGCGAGTCTGTTCTCTTCTTGCCAATGAAGGAATTCGAATTGCTCTCTCAGCTTGCTCAATTTCCGGGTCGACTGTTCTCCAGAGATGAATTAATTCGCCTCGTATGGGGAGCGGACTATGAGGGAGACGATCGTACAGTAGATGTACATATTAAACGGCTTCGTCAGCGTTTTGCTGAATATGTGGATGATTTTGTTATTCAAACAGTACGGGGGATCGGTTATAAGATTGAGGTGAAGACTCCTTGA
- a CDS encoding ABC transporter permease: MYLAIREMRFAKGRYALIATIMVLVAFLVLFVTGLAQGLAYDNAASVKNMTATHFVLEQNSNHRFTRSQLNQNQLEQARLAVGEGNAEPLGVKMTTVIPAGDTKKVDVTLFMVNPDGWLSPTVSEGSSISEQQVGQVMVDRKLSESGGQLGTIIEDQASGMQWTVSGFVENESFSHSPVVFLNKQDWLTLQTKSTAPQGAESAENPVYNAIALKNTSSDQIENIVKALPGTEVITKSEAISAIPGYKEEQGSLVMMIAFLFVISAFVLAVFFYVITIQKTSQFGILKAIGTGTAYLAKSVALQVLVLSVGSLLISVLVVQAFESILPATMPFQLGFSTLALTCISFVVMSLAGSLFSVWKVARIDALDAIGRTAA; the protein is encoded by the coding sequence ATGTATTTGGCTATTCGAGAAATGAGATTTGCTAAAGGGCGGTATGCCTTAATTGCTACCATTATGGTGCTTGTTGCTTTTCTGGTTTTGTTTGTCACTGGTCTTGCACAGGGGTTGGCATATGATAATGCAGCCTCTGTTAAGAATATGACTGCAACTCATTTTGTGTTGGAGCAGAATTCGAATCATCGATTCACCAGGTCTCAACTGAACCAGAACCAACTAGAGCAAGCTCGCCTTGCCGTAGGTGAGGGGAATGCAGAGCCACTAGGTGTGAAAATGACGACTGTCATTCCGGCAGGAGATACGAAGAAGGTTGATGTAACCTTGTTCATGGTGAATCCTGATGGTTGGCTATCGCCAACCGTCAGCGAAGGATCTTCTATTTCTGAGCAGCAGGTTGGACAAGTGATGGTTGACCGGAAGTTGTCAGAGTCAGGGGGTCAGCTTGGAACTATTATTGAGGATCAAGCTTCGGGTATGCAATGGACAGTGAGTGGATTTGTGGAAAATGAGTCATTCAGTCATTCACCAGTTGTGTTCTTGAATAAGCAGGATTGGCTTACCCTGCAAACAAAATCAACCGCACCTCAAGGTGCTGAATCTGCAGAGAACCCCGTTTACAATGCCATCGCGCTTAAGAACACTTCTTCGGATCAAATTGAAAACATAGTGAAAGCTCTGCCCGGAACAGAAGTGATTACAAAATCCGAAGCAATATCGGCTATTCCAGGTTACAAAGAAGAGCAGGGTTCACTAGTGATGATGATTGCCTTTTTGTTTGTCATCTCTGCTTTTGTTCTGGCGGTGTTCTTCTATGTAATTACGATTCAGAAAACGAGCCAATTCGGCATTCTAAAAGCAATTGGTACAGGTACTGCTTATTTGGCTAAAAGTGTGGCACTACAGGTATTGGTTTTATCTGTCGGTAGTCTGTTGATAAGCGTGCTTGTGGTTCAAGCCTTTGAGTCCATTTTACCAGCTACAATGCCATTCCAATTAGGGTTCTCTACGCTGGCCTTGACGTGTATATCCTTTGTCGTTATGTCACTGGCAGGTTCGTTATTTTCGGTATGGAAAGTAGCCAGGATTGATGCATTGGATGCGATTGGGAGGACAGCAGCATGA
- a CDS encoding cysteine hydrolase family protein gives MKIGLLIVDMQEHIVRNQVEKSKIDHACEYINHVADALRSQNHVVIQIQDVEGMDEAKPEEYRCIPEIDVKHGDLTITKQNSNAFWQTELEQVLSSRNVELVIICGFAVEECVTFTYHGAEERGFKPVLLQNGILSSHPDAITSALRDRNVVSYPVIDYLVK, from the coding sequence GTGAAAATAGGTTTGTTGATTGTCGATATGCAAGAGCATATTGTACGGAATCAGGTGGAAAAATCAAAGATTGATCATGCATGTGAATACATCAATCATGTTGCTGATGCGCTTCGTTCACAGAATCATGTGGTGATTCAGATTCAGGATGTAGAGGGTATGGATGAGGCTAAACCAGAGGAATACCGCTGTATTCCTGAGATCGATGTGAAGCATGGCGACCTAACCATCACTAAACAAAATTCGAATGCGTTCTGGCAGACGGAACTGGAGCAAGTGCTCAGCAGCCGGAATGTAGAGCTTGTCATTATATGTGGGTTTGCTGTAGAAGAATGCGTGACATTTACGTATCATGGAGCAGAGGAACGAGGTTTCAAGCCGGTTCTATTACAGAATGGGATTCTAAGTTCACATCCAGATGCGATAACTTCAGCGCTTCGGGATCGGAATGTGGTGTCCTATCCTGTGATCGATTATTTGGTGAAATAA